DNA from Spirochaetota bacterium:
GGTTTGTCAATGTTGATAATATTGGGCTTGAAGGCATTGAGTATAAATATAATGACACGTTGTTGCATAGCGATAGCTCAAGCAGCATTGAAGAAAAGGGATTCACCGTCCAGCTGACACTTGACAGAGCAATACAGTATATTGCTCAAAAAGCACTTAATAACTATGCTGCTGTGGTAAAGCCAAAAAGAGCGGTTGCAGTTGTTTCTGAAATTAGAACAGGGAAGATCTTAGCGCTTGCGTTATACCCACAATTTCATCCAGAATATTTTTATAATTACGATAAATCGGTGTTAACATGCTTTTCAATTGTTGATTCGTTTGAACCAGGTTCAACAATGAAAATATTTGCTGCTATAACCTTGCTAGAACATCTTCCCGATGCTCTTAAAAGAACATATGAATGTAAAGGCAGTGTTGAAGTGTATGATGCAACAATAAAGTGCACCAAACAACATGGAAAGGTAACCTTAAGTGACATTATTACACATTCATGCAATGCAGGAATAATTCAGGCTATGCAACAGGTTAAAAAAGAACATTTGTATCAAACCTTACTACGGTTTGGTTTTGGAGAAAAAACAGGTATACAAATTTCAGGTGAATCTCAGGGTATCGTTCGCAGCCCAAAACAGTGGTCTGGTCTTTCAAAATATTCCATGGCTATAGGCCAGGAAATATCAGTGACTTCTGTACAACTTGTTGCTGCTTTTGGAGCTATCGCCAATAATGGAATATACATGTATCCCCAGATAGTGAATCAAATTCAAAACAGCAATGGCCAACCTGTTACTAGTTTTTTCCCAAAAACAAGAGGAAAAATATTGAATGATGCAGTAGCTAAAACTGTTCTTTCCATGATGCACAATGTTGTTATTGAAGGGACTGGCAAAAGGGCATATGTTGCTGGATACGGTACTGGTGGAAAAACTGGGACTGCCCAGAAATCCCTGCCACAGGGAGGCTATATCCCCGATGCGTATGTTGTATCATTTATCGGGATTGCACCTGTTGATAAGCCGGATATTTGTATTTTGGTTATGTTTGATGAACCATCCTTTGGTGGATCAGGTGGTGAGCTGGCAGCTCCAGTTTTCAGCGATATAGTAAAGCGTGTATTGCCGCTAAGAGGCTTTGGGAGTAATGCTGTAGCATACAAACAATCACAGTTGTATAAACCTGTAAAAGAAGATGTAATGCCCAACTTCATTGGCAAAACTGATAGTCTTGCATTACGTCAGCTTATAAACTTGCAACATCACTATCCCATACAGTATATAATGAAAGGTTCAGGAAGAGTGGTTGGGCAGGATCCAAGACCAGGAATACCATTAAATAAAGTTACTTCAATTACATTGGTTCTGGAGTAGATGTGGAAAATATTTTTAAAAATAATATT
Protein-coding regions in this window:
- a CDS encoding penicillin-binding transpeptidase domain-containing protein, whose product is MENLSHKRRIIVTLIFISIIAVVLISKITQLHFSSKVVVNNTNSFIKRGDIIDVNGYPLAVSVYKYSIFADPRKVTDPDAEALKLSNILAMPQSELKDLLTRDKHFIWIKRKVDDGIVNKIKELSLPGIYIKKEYARVYPEGMMAAQVIGFVNVDNIGLEGIEYKYNDTLLHSDSSSSIEEKGFTVQLTLDRAIQYIAQKALNNYAAVVKPKRAVAVVSEIRTGKILALALYPQFHPEYFYNYDKSVLTCFSIVDSFEPGSTMKIFAAITLLEHLPDALKRTYECKGSVEVYDATIKCTKQHGKVTLSDIITHSCNAGIIQAMQQVKKEHLYQTLLRFGFGEKTGIQISGESQGIVRSPKQWSGLSKYSMAIGQEISVTSVQLVAAFGAIANNGIYMYPQIVNQIQNSNGQPVTSFFPKTRGKILNDAVAKTVLSMMHNVVIEGTGKRAYVAGYGTGGKTGTAQKSLPQGGYIPDAYVVSFIGIAPVDKPDICILVMFDEPSFGGSGGELAAPVFSDIVKRVLPLRGFGSNAVAYKQSQLYKPVKEDVMPNFIGKTDSLALRQLINLQHHYPIQYIMKGSGRVVGQDPRPGIPLNKVTSITLVLE